In a single window of the Cygnus olor isolate bCygOlo1 chromosome 5, bCygOlo1.pri.v2, whole genome shotgun sequence genome:
- the LOC121070538 gene encoding inositol 1,4,5-trisphosphate receptor-interacting protein-like 1 gives MDLSIIFTLTVLGLIYNLENVNDELGAATCQCMLQCTEEMQERMTQLLLEIEEGEKEQSWAHMGALLLSALQHWQFWACVGVALLFFWNLWLLLRDIPEHESSSEEESSSSEEEGKEKERVPPLPNDARDLPEFVAQRIYWPLPDPTIRSIGVGSAFEGWNPHGNEAVYHLLVPMTAPRGHSFHLELGNEDDILARNSSICVELECTCARQQDFGDMLCFLHHSEDELKKQDPSLLDTLCTDSYLDAEKTARWFQNFVKTAWVVIPQSQVYNVNVLPSTRMCKLRLTNAARRNLTIEIIFGVQQGDSEQPEGIGHLYPQHVRCQLCHPCLEYSCHALPDHHPLGKHAQEGFPAPQPAMIVVATKTTDRHPACHRPQSCACWTWRRCCSVASGTCGGDRGRGGGVL, from the exons ATGGATCTGTCAATAATCTTCACCCTGACAGTGTTGGGTTTAATCTATAACCTGGAGAATGTGAATGATGAACTAGGTGCAGCCACGTGCCAATGCATGCTGCAGTGTACAGAGGAGATGCAAGAGCGCATGACACAGCTCCTGTTGGAAattgaggagggggagaaggagcagagctgggcgCACATGGGAGCCCTGCTCTTATCTGCGTTGCAGCACTGGCAGTTCTGGGCCTGTGTTGGTGTTGCCCTCCTGTTCTTTTGGAACTTGTGGCTGCTCCTTAGAGATATCCCAGAAcatgaaagcagcagtgaggaggAGAGCTCCAGCAGtgaagaagaggggaaagagaaagaaagagtacCACCACTCCCCAATGATGCAAGAGATCTGCCTGAATTTGTAGCTCAGCGCATCTACTGGCCACTCCCGGATCCGACCATCAGAT CCATCGGAGTGGGCAGTGCCTTTGAAGGTTGGAATCCTCATGGGAATGAGGCTGTCTACCACCTACTTGTGCCCATGACGGCCCCGCGTGGACACTCCTTCCACCTGGAGCTGGGCAATGAGGACGATATACTGGCGAGGAACTCCTCTATCTGTGTGGAGCTGGAGTGCACGTGCGCGCGGCAGCAGGACTTTGGGGACATGCTGTGCTTCCTCCACCATTCTGAGGATGAGCTGAAAAAACAGGACCCGAGCCTCCTAGACACCCTCTGCACCGATTCCTACCTAGATGCGGAGAAGACTGCAAGGTGGTTCCAGAACTTTGTGAAAACAGCCTGGGTGGTTATCCCTCAGTCGCAGGTTTACAATGTAAATGTGCTGCCCTCCACCCGCATGTGCAAGCTCCGGCTGACAAATGCTGCCAGGAGAAACCTCACCATTGAGATAATATTTGGGGTGCAGCAAGGCGATTCTGAGCAGCCAGAGGGCATAGGCCATCTTTACCCCCAGCATGTTAGGTGCCAACTTTGCCACCCATGCCTTGAATACAGCTGTCACGCACTTCCTGACCACCATCCCCTTGGCAAGCATGCACAGGAGGGAtttccagccccacagccagcaATGATTGTGGTGGCTACAAAGACGACTGACAGACATCCTGCTTGCCACAGGCCCCAAAGCTGTGCATGCTGGACATGGAGAAGATGCTGCTCAGTTGCCAGTGGGACGTGCGGTGGGGACCgagggcggggcgggggggtccTGTGA
- the LOC121071104 gene encoding inositol 1,4,5-trisphosphate receptor-interacting protein-like 1, with protein MVLATFFVLTFLGLIQSPAEVSDELDDATNERMRQYAEELQERMTQLLFEIEEGEKEQSWAHMGALLLSVLQHWQFWACAGVTLLSFWLFFLLHKKLEELDDSSDEESSSNDEDRGGQAPAINDALDAGSFIAQSIQWRQLNLTTKCQLVEGLVHGFFFVFEWILTDTFFPVLHSPIGVGSAFEGWSPREDDTVYHFLAPMTAPRGHSFHLEQNSIWQLPSRNSRIRVKLECTCVREQDFGNMVCFLHQPEEELRRNPEPSLLQTLCTGSYLDVRKTSYWFQQLVKSTWKTLPESGAWQVNVLTSSRSCRLHLIDDTESTLFVEIMFGVQQGDSDIFLSSENTEAIFTPDTIWPQSCAVAEMKFFRHIAANAQQDSFHLRCMQLCARILVGNDFTTYMLKTVVMHLLTTIPLESWHSRDFLKRMDDIMQYLHCCVLQKRLDHFFFGNEGMPEEIILPPDFQTSRPPNLFWRMAKDGTTYSQAMHEFRELQDRLTRMLTFGN; from the coding sequence ATGGTTTTGGCAACTTTCTTCGTCCTGACATTCCTGGGCTTAATCCAGAGCCCAGCGGAGGTCAGCGATGAATTGGATGACGCTACAAATGAGCGCATGCGGCAGTATGCGGAGGAGCTGCAAGAACGCATGACGCAGCTCCTGTTCGAAattgaggagggggagaaggagcagagctgggcgCACATGGGAGCCCTGCTCTTATCTGTGTTGCAGCACTGGCAGTTCTGGGCCTGTGCTGGTGTTACTCTCCTCTCCTTTTGgctattttttctgcttcataaaaAGCTCGAGGAACTTGACGACAGCAGCGACGAGGAGAGCTCCAGCAACGATGAGGACAGGGGAGGACAAGCACCAGCAATCAATGATGCATTGGATGCAGGCAGTTTTATTGCACAGAGCATCCAATGGCGACAGCTAAACCTGACCACCAAATGCCAGCTTGTGGAGGGTCTGGTGCACggctttttctttgtatttgagTGGATCTTGACAGACACTTTCTTTCCAGTGCTGCATTCACCCATTGGAGTGGGCAGTGCCTTTGAAGGCTGGAGTCCCCGTGAGGATGATACTGTCTACCACTTCCTTGCGCCCATGACGGCTCCTCGTGGGCACTCCTTCCACCTGGAGCAGAACTCCATATGGCAGCTGCCATCAAGGAATTCTCGCATTCGTGTGAAGCTGGAGTGCACGTGCGTGAGGGAGCAGGACTTTGGGAACATGGTGTGCTTCCTTCACCAGCCTGAGGAGGAGCTGAGAAGAAATCCGGAGCCCAGCCTCCTACAGACACTGTGCACTGGCTCCTACCTGGATGTGCGTAAAACCTCCTACTGGTTCCAGCAACTGGTGAAATCAACCTGGAAAACTCTGCCTGAGTCAGGTGCATGGCAGGTAAATGTGCTGACATCCAGCCGCTCTTGCAGGCTTCATTTGATTGATGACACTGAATCAACCCTGTTCGTTGAGATAATGTTTGGGGTACAACAAGGCGattcagacatttttctgaGCAGCGAGAACACTGAGGCTATCTTTACCCCGGACACAATATGGCCACAGAGCTGCGctgtggcagagatgaagtTCTTCCGTCACATAGCCGCAAATGCCCAGCAGGACAGTTTCCACCTCAGATGCATGCAGCTCTGTGCCCGTATCCTGGTGGGCAACGATTTTACCACCTATATGTTGAAGACAGTTGTCATGCACCTGCTGACCACCATCCCTTTGGAAAGCTGGCACAGCAGGGATTTTTTGAAGCGGATGGATGACATCATGCAGTACCTGCACTGCTGCGTACTGCAGAAACGCCTGGACCACTTCTTCTTTGGAAACGAGGGAATGCCTGAGGAGATCATCTTGCCCCCAGATTTCCAAACGTCCAGACCACCCAACCTCTTCTGGCGCATGGCAAAGGATGGGACTACCTACTCCCAGGCGATGCATGAATTCCGTGAGCTGCAAGATCGGCTCACAAGAATGCTGACCTTTGGGAACTGA